The following proteins are encoded in a genomic region of Dromaius novaehollandiae isolate bDroNov1 chromosome 29, bDroNov1.hap1, whole genome shotgun sequence:
- the LRRC71 gene encoding leucine-rich repeat-containing protein 71, with product MRKKGERAAKEKAAAGALEEEAKSAARKAEQGGGDAPSALAGGGGAAGGRAGEGEAAGEGVPGRTPPLASRRPGCGGGRSPGLAAGAALPRAALPRAALPAEEHQCSGLLEQDFHELCARAGLSRIPKVTLRPAPAAPGAEESEAPAEKDIHARLARIQNKYSYFQPCIQVETEHDDPKNVRAIFLRGWKIEEKMLGILSKCLPPLANLQAVHLWKVGLTDLLLPPLIALLTSCTSLRTLSLEGNPLPEHSFYKLMGSESTLAHLSLRNNDIGDAAAKLIGQSLSTLGSSNRSLVSLVLSFNRISDVGAGYIAEGLRLNRSLLSLSLAHNDIGDTGAFRLAEVLAPFALTHAEVVERRRLLLKEPLGQSCTKHSEIKSDHPLSLSSNMALDKLLSAKQNKTAAKKKELLRKEEKGQLGPSSISGTSNLAALPGRKEDVKQTKKPPAPPDPKAARAKGVKPSSKEKRSPTMETEALAPAGTVNPLLEQAEHRDGKVFLPGNRELINLNLACERGVGGACGAGGAALGSAPRVWGSAWPPPSPAVGTWAVMPSTNRGRAKIARTSPVPNRCAPCPDNHITERGLRAFLAVVEGQQQQRKVPAGAKGKLGLLRLSLQKNCFPPACAAFVQLQELLRLRDPVPKRRGKEEEQGGGA from the exons ATGAGGAAGAAGGGGGAGCGCGCGGCCAAGGAGaaggcggccgcgggggccctcGAGGAGGAGGCGAAGAGCGCGGCGAGGAAGGCCGAGCAGGGCGGAGGTGATGCCCCCTCGGCcctggcggggggtgggggggcggcggggggccgggccggggaagGGGAGGCCGCCGGGGAGGGGGTCCCGGGGCGGACCCCCCCCTTGGCATCCCGACGCCCtggctgcggcgggggccggagccccgggctggcggcgggcgctgccctgccccgcgctgccctgccccgcgccgccctgcccgcAGAGGAGCACCAGTGCAGCGGCCTCCTGGAGCAGGACTTCCACGAGCTCTGCGCCCGCGCCGGCCTCTCCCGCATCCCCAAAGTCACCCTgcggccggccccggccgcccccggagCCG AGGAGAGCGAAGCGCCGGCCGAGAAGGACATCCACGCCCGCCTCGCCCGCATCCAGAACAAGTACAGCTACTTCCAGCCCTGCATCCAGGTGGAGACTGAGCACGACGACCCCAAGAACGTCCGCGCGATCTTCCTGCGAG GCTGGAAAATCGAAGAGAAAATGCTGGGCATCTTGAGCAAGTGCCTGCCCCCCCTCGCCAACCTGCAGGCTGTGCA CCTCTGGAAAGTCGGCCTGACGGACCTGCTGCTCCCGCCGCTGATCGCTCTCCTGACGAGCTGCACCAGCCTTCG GACGCTCAGCCTGGAGGGGAACCCCTTGCCCGAGCACTCCTTCTACAAGCTGATGGGGAGCGAGAGCAC GCTGGCCCACCTCTCGCTGCGCAACAACGACATTGGCGACGCGGCCGCCAAGCTCATCGGGCAGAGCCTTTCCACGCTCGGGTCCTCCAACCGGAGCCTGGTCTCCCTCGTCCTCAGCTTCAACCGCATCTCGGATGTGGGAGCCGGCTACATCGCGGAG GGCTTGCGCTTGAACCGCTCcctgctgtccctgtccctggCGCACAATGACATCGGTGACACCGGGGCCTTCAGACTCGCGGAG GTCCTGGCCCCCTTCGCGCTGACGCACGCCGAAGTGGTGGAgaggaggcggctgctgctgaaggagccGCTGGGACAGTCCTGCACG AAACACAGTGAGATCAAGAGCGACCATCCCTTGAGCCTGTCCAGCAACATGGCCCTGGACAAGCTGCTCTCAGCCAAGCAGAACAAAACTGCGGCCAAGAAGAAG gagctgctgcggaaggaggagaaagggcaGCTGGGGCCAAGCAGCATCAGCGGGACGAGCAACCTGGCTGCCCTGCCCGGGCGGAAGGAGGACGTCAAACAAACCAAGAAGC cgcccgccccgccggacCCGAAAGCCGCGCGCGCCAAGGGCGTGAAACCGAGCAGCAAGGAGAAGCGGAGCCCGACAATGGAGACGGAG GCGCTGGCACCGGCCGGGACGGTGAACCCGCTGCTGGAGCAGGCCGAGCACCGCGATGGGAAGGTCTTCCTGCCCGGCAACCGGGAGCTCATCAACCTCAACCTTGCCTGTGAGcgaggggtggggggagcctgtgGGGCTGGCGGAGCAGCACTGGGCTCAGCCCCACGCGTGTGGGGCTCGGCTTGGCCGCCCCCTTCGCCTGCTGTGGGCACCTGGGCGGTGATGCCCAGCACGAATCGTGGCAGAGCAAAAATTGCCCGGACATCGCCTGTCCCCAACCGGTGTGCTCCTTGCCCAGACAACCACATCACGGAGCGAGGCCTCCGGGCCTTCCTGGCCGTCgtggaggggcagcagcagcagcgaaagGTGCCGGCAGGGGCCAAGGGGAAGCTGGGGCTGCTGCGCCTGTCGCTGCAG AAGAACTGCTTCCCTCCTGCCTGCGCGGCCTTCGTGcagctccaggagctgctgcggcTGCGGGACCCTGTCCCCAAACGCAggggcaaggaggaggagcagggcggGGGTGCTTAG
- the PEAR1 gene encoding platelet endothelial aggregation receptor 1, whose protein sequence is MALRAAALALHACLLAALHPSDPNVCSYWESFTAAVKESYAKPHVVLSTEPCAGALGFPQLCPQQRIAYRTAYRQAVRTDYRRRYQCCLGYYESRDACVPRCTHECVHGRCVAPDRCQCEPGWRGADCSSQCEERRWGRGCEQRCACHHGAPCDPLSGACACPPGFADPLCRQPCPPGAYGPGCRLPCACRGAACDAATGACLCPPQLAGPACEVPCPNGTHETPCPSACPCQHGGICHPPGSSTCLCPHGWMGEICSMPCPPGRFGPGCRGECRCHNGGSCDPLGGQCQCAPGFTGEQCRERCPVGKYGQDCRESCDCANGGQCFHVDGACLCEAGFLGGRCEERRCLEGLYGLRCEHRCLCHPQHSQSCHPLLGECLCRPGWAGLFCNESCPAGSSGAGCLQPCLCLNGGTCDGATGRCRCAPGYTDEHCSSLCPADTFGPGCAGRCSCRNAVACSPLDGTCLCKEGWRGPDCSEPCAAGWRGPQCRQPCLNGTFGPGCSQRCSCAHAAGCDAVTGACHCLPGWTGPRCERSCEPGSWGPGCSQPCACRNGAACSPQDGSCACAPGYRGPACQRPCPPGRYGKQCALACACADRSACHPVDGSCRCPPGRTGRDCSRPCPPGTFGLQCEQLCQCPPNATCHPASGTCQCAPGRMGPRCEQASPEQPYTIVPAPPAAASSLGLVLGLVALAALLVATVAAAACYRLRQRGKQSRHLAVAYAAGRPDASEYVVPDVPPAPAHYYSNPSYHTLSQCTLPAPDGVASRQRFASAERPYGPEGNATLPPDWKHHEAPAPGWRGGGHLDRSYSYSYACSLGKYYGKEAAAEGLGASGSSLASENPYATIKDLPTLAPKCPEGSYMEMKSPVRRETSYAEIGRLEPAPGSTEEEICPEGAEGAAPEVAPSHYDSPKNSHIPSHYDVPPARHYPPSPPLRRKDR, encoded by the exons ATGGCGCTGCGGGCCGCGGCGCTGGCGCTGCACGCCTGTCTGCTGGCCGCTCTGCACCCCAGTGACCCCAACGTCTGCAGCTACTGGGAGAG CTTCACGGCGGCGGTGAAGGAGTCCTACGCCAAGCCGCACGTCGTGCTCTCCACGGAGCCCTGTGCTGGGGCGCTGggcttcccccagctctgcccgcaGCAAAG GATCGCGTACCGCACGGCGTACCGGCAGGCAGTGCGCACCGACTACCGGCGGCGGTACCAGTGCTGCCTGGGCTACTACGAGAGCAGGGACGCCTGCGTCC CCCGCTGCACCCACGAGTGCGTCCACGGCCGCTGCGTGGCTCCCGACCGCTGCCAGTGCGAGCCGGGCTGGAGGGGCGCCGACTGCTCCAGCC AGTGCGAGGAGCGGCGGTGGGGCCGCGGCTGCGAGCAGCGCTGCGCCTGCCACCACGGGGCCCCCTGCGACCCGCTGAGCGGGGCCTGCGCCTGCCCCCCCGGCTTCGCCGACCCGCTGTgccgccagccctgcccgccCGGCGCCTACGGCCCCGGCTGCCGCCTGCCCTGCGCCTGCCGCGGTGCCGCCTGCGACGCCGCCACCGGCGCCTGCCTCTGCCCGCCGCAGCTCGCCGGCCCCGC CTGCGAGGTGCCCTGCCCCAACGGCACCCACGAGACGCCCTGCCCCAGCGCCTGCCCCTGCCAGCACGGGGGCATCTGCCACCCGCCGGGCTCCAGCACCTGCCTCTGCCCCCACGGCTGGATG GGGGAGATCTGCTCCATGCCGTGCCCCCCCGGGCGCTTCGGGCCCGGCTGCCGGGGCGAATGCCGCTGCCACAACGGCGGGAGCTGCGACCCCCTGGGCGGGCAGTGCCAGTGCGCACCGGGCTTCACCGGGGAGCA gtGCCGGGAGCGGTGCCCCGTGGGGAAGTACGGGCAGGACTGCCGGGAGAGCTGCGACTGCGCCAACGGGGGCCAGTGCTTCCACGTGGACGGCGCCTGCCTGTGCGAGGCCGGCTTCCTGGGGGGCCGCTGCGAGGAGCGCCGCTGCCTGGAGGGGCTCTACGGGCTGCGCTGCGAGCACCGCTGCCTCTGCCACCCCCAGCACAGCCAGAG CTGCCACCCGCTGCTGGGCGAGTGCCTCTGCcgcccgggctgggccgggctctTCTGCAACGAGAGCTGCCCGGCGGGCTCCTCCGGGGccggctgcctgcagccctgcctctgcctcaaCGGCGGCACCTGCGACGGCGCCACGGGCCGCTGCCGCTGCGCCCCCGGCTACACG GACGAGCACTGCTCCTCCCTGTGCCCCGCCGACACCTTCGGgcccggctgcgcggggcgctGCTCCTGCCGCAACGCCGTGGCCTGCTCCCCCCTCGATGGCACCTGCCTCTGCAAGGAAG GCTGGCGCGGCCCCGACTGCTCCGAGCCCTGTGCCGCCGGCTGGCGCGGCCCCCAGtgccgccagccctgcctg aaCGGCACCTTCGGCCCCGGGTGCAGCCAGCGATGCTCCTGCGCCCACGCGGCCGGCTGCGACGCCGTCACCGGCGCCTGCCACTGCCTGCCGGGATGGACGG gGCCGCGGTGCGAGCGGAGCTGTGAGCCGGGCTCCTGGGGCCcgggctgcagccagccctgcgccTGCCGCAACGGAGCCGCCTGCTCGCCCCAGGACGGGTCGTGCGCCTGCGCCCCGGGCTACCGCGGCCCCGCGTGCCAGCGCC cctgcccgccggggcGCTACGGGAAGCAGTGCGCGCTGGCCTGCGCCTGCGCCGACCGCTCCGCCTGCCACCCCGTCGACGgctcctgccgctgcccccccggccggACCGGCCGCGACTGCTCCCGGC CCTGCCCCCCCGGCACCTTCGGGCTCCAGTGCgagcagctctgccagtgccCCCCCAACGCCACGTGCCACCCGGCCAGCGGGACCTGCCAGTGCGCCCCGGGCAGGATGGGGCCCCGCTGCGAGCaag CGAGCCCGGAGCAGCCCTACACCATCgtgccggccccgccggcggccgccagctccctggggctggtgctCGGCCTGGTGGCCCTGGCCGCCTTGCTGGTGGCCACGGTGGCCGCGGCCGCCTGCTACCGCCTCCGGCAGAGGGGCAAGCAGAGCCGGCACCTGGCGGTGGCCtacgcggcggggcggcccgacGCCTCCGAGTACGTGGTGCCAG AcgtgccgccggcccccgcgcacTATTACTCCAACCCCAGCTACCACACGCTGTCCCAGTGCACGCTGCCCGCCCCGGACGGCGTCGCATCCCGCCAG CGCTTCGCCAGTGCGGAGAGGCCCTACGGCCCCGAAGGCAACGCCACGCTGCCGCCGGACTGGAAGCACCACGAGGCACCGGCGCCGGGATGGAGGG GGGGAGGGCACCTGGACCGGAGCTACAGCTACAGCTAcgcctgcagcctggggaagtACTACGGCAAAG AGGCTGCGGCCGAGGGCCTGGGCGCCAGCGGCAGCTCCCTGGCCAGCGAGAACCCCTACGCCACCATCAAGGACCTGCCCACGCTCGCGCCCAAGTGCCCCGAGGGCAGCTACATGGAGATGAAATCCCCCGTCCGGCGGGAGACGTCCTATGCCGAGATCGGCCGCCTCGAGCCGGCGCCCGGCAGCACCGAGGAAG AGATCTGCCCCGAGGGGGCAGAAGGTGCCGCCCCCGAGGTCGCCCCCAGCCACTACGACTCCCCCAAGAACAGCCACATCCCCAGCCACTACGacgtgccgcccgcccgccactaCCCGCCGTCGCCGCCGCTGCGGAGGAAGGACCgctga
- the NTRK1 gene encoding high affinity nerve growth factor receptor → MLPPPARLCLGLAGLLLLLLLLLAPGAAEPCPGPCRCPGAGALLCRQPDTLRSLAALRGAGPVTDVVIENQRTLTTLTQADTRMLRDLRNLTIANSGLQHISVDAFQDTPRLSHVNLSHNALHSLSWKTFQHLPLQQLVLVGNPFNCSCGLRWLQLWQDGGRAELGNQSLGCWEGSVFVPLGGRRLGGCEPPTVRIEPADVVLRQGDSVNLTCHIAAEPPAAGRWVVPDVGPEPPVVTKLSERELLLEISNVSSSLNRKDITCRAENAAGPAEDSVVLNVTFPAVILLLQEAIPQHFWCIPFSVDGNPAPSVRWLFNGSALAEGPYIHTRIVEYEHNSTVLHGCLQLNRPTHVNNGNYTLLVRNALGSAARTVQGRFMDNPFSFNPEEPIPVSLSPLGTRNSSLQGPVETPDEHAFGVSVAVALAVCACFFLSVTLIALNKCGRRSKFGINRSAVLAQEDDLAMSLRFMTLGGSPPSSAESKLEGPQGTVVENPQYFCDACVHHVQRRDIVLKWELGEGAFGKVFLAECYNLLPEQEKMLVAVKALKEATESARLDFQREAELLTVLQHEHIVRFYGVCTDGEPLVMVFEYMKHGDLNRFLRSHGPDAKILDEGKGQPCGQLTLSHMLQIATQIASGMVYLASLHFVHRDLATRNCLVGHDLVVKIGDFGMSRDIYSTDYYRVGGRTMLPIRWMPPESILYRKFTTESDIWSFGVVLWEIFTYGKQPWYQLSNTEAIECITQGRELERPRTCPSEVYDIMQSCWQREPQQRQGIRELHSRLQALVKTPPVYLDILG, encoded by the exons GTCACCGACGT GGTCATTGAGAACCAGAGGACGCTGACGACCTTGACCCAGGCTGACACCAGGATGCTCCGGGACCTCAGGAACCT CACCATCGCCAATTCGGGGCTGCAGCACATCTCCGTGGATGCTTTCCAGGACACCCCCAGGCTGAGCCACGT GAACCTCTCCCACAACGCGCTGCACAGCCTGTCCTGGAAAACCTTCCAGCATCTGCCGCTGCAGCAGCT CGTCCTCGTGGGAAACCCCTTCAACTGCTCCTGCGGCCTCCGCTGGCTGCAGCTCTGGCAGGACGGCGGCCGCGCCGAGCTGGGCAACCAGTCGCTGGGCTGCTGGGAGGGCAGCGTCTTCGTGCCGCTGGGCGGCCGGCGCCTCGGCGGCTGCG aGCCGCCCACGGTCCGCATCGAGCCCGCCGACGTGGTGCTGCGGCAGGGCGACAGCGTCAACCTCACCTGCCACatcgccgcggagccgccggccgcggggcgctgggTGGTCCCCGACGTGGGGCCGGAGCCGCCCGTCGTCACCAAG CTCTCGgagcgggagctgctcctggagatCAGCAACGTCTCCTCCAGCCTCAACCGCAAGGACATCACGTGCCGGGCGGAGaacgcggccgggccggcggaggACAGCGTGGTCCTGAACGTCACCT TCCCGGCGgtgatcctgctgctgcaggaggccaTCCCGCAGCACTTCTGGTGCATCCCCTTCTCGGTGGACGGCAACCCGGCGCCCAGCGTCCGCTGGCTCTTCAACGGCTCGGCGCTGGCCGAGGGGCCCTACATCCACACGCGCATCGTGGAGTACGAGCACAACTCCACCGTGCTGCACGGCTGCCTGCAGCTCAACCGGCCCACGCACGTCAACAACGGCAACTACACGCTGCTGGTGCGCAACGCCCTGGGCTCCGCCGCCCGCACCGTCCAGGGCCGCTTCATGGACAACCCCTTCAGCTTCAACCCCGAGGAGCCCATCCCCG TGTCGCTGTCCCCGCTGG GCACCAGGAACAGCTCGCTGCAGGGGCCGGTGGAGACCCCGGACGAGCACGCGTTTGGG GTCTCTGTGGCCGTCGCGCTGGCCGTGTGCGCCTGCTTCTTCCTCTCCGTCACCCTCATCGCCCTCAACAAGTGCGGGCGCCGCTCCAAGTTTGGCATTAACC GCTCGGCCGTGCTGGCGCAGGAGGACGACCTGGCCATGTCGCTGCGGTTCATGACGCTGGGCGGCAGCCCCCCGTCCTCGGCCGAGAGCAAGCTGGAGGGGCCGCAGGGCACCGTCGTCGAGAACCCGCAGTACTTCTGCGACGCCT GCGTGCACCACGTGCAGCGCCGCGACATCGTGCTCAAGTGGGAGCTGGGCGAGGGCGCCTTTGGCAAGGTCTTCCTGGCCGAGTGCTACAACCTGCTGCCCGAGCAGGAGAAGATGCTGGTGGCCGTGAAG GCGCTGAAGGAGGCGACGGAGAGCGCCCGGCTGGACTTCCAGCGAGAGGCCGAGCTGCTGACGGTGCTGCAGCACGAGCACATCGTCAGGTTCTACGGCGTCTGCACCGACGGCGAGCCCCTCGTCATGGTCTTCGAGTACATGAAGCACGGCGACCTCAACCGCTTCCTGCG GTCCCACGGTCCCGACGCCAAGATCCTGGACGAGGGCAAGGGGCAGCCCTGCGGGCAGCTCACCCTGAGCCACATGCTGCAGATCGCCACGCAGATCGCCTCGGGCATGGTGTACCTGGCCTCCCTGCACTTCGTGCACCGCGACCTGGCCACCCGCAACTGCCTGGTGGGCCACGACCTGGTGGTGAAGATCGGGGACTTCGGCATGTCCCGCGACATCTACAGCACCGACTACTACCGG GTGGGTGGCCGGACCATGCTGCCCATCCGCTGGATGCCCCCCGAGAGCATCCTCTACCGCAAGTTCACCACGGAGAGCGATATCTGGAGCTTCGGCGTGGTGCTCTGGGAGATCTTCACCTACGGCAAGCAGCCCTGGTACCAGCTCTCCAACACCGAG GCCATCGAGTGCATCACGCAGGGCCGGGAGCTGGAGCGGCCGCGGACGTGTCCCTCCGAGGTCTACGACATcatgcagagctgctggcagcgGGAGCCCCAGCAGCGCCAGGGCATCAGGGAGCTGCACAGCCGCCTCCAGGCCCTGGTCAAGACCCCCCCCGTCTACCTGGACATCCTGGGCTGA